The following are from one region of the Cottoperca gobio chromosome 13, fCotGob3.1, whole genome shotgun sequence genome:
- the sptssb gene encoding serine palmitoyltransferase small subunit B, with protein sequence MNFKNFREYLAWLYYQYLLITGIYVLEPWEKSIFNSILFSVIAMVIYTSYVFVPIHVRLALEFFSGIFSSQPESTMALMN encoded by the coding sequence ATGAACTTCAAGAACTTTAGGGAGTACCTGGCCTGGCTGTACTACCAGTACCTGCTCATCACCGGCATCTATGTCCTGGAGCCCTGGGAAAAGTCCATCTTTAACTCCATCCTCTTCTCCGTCATCGCCATGGTGATCTACACCTCGTATGTATTTGTGCCCATCCACGTGCGCCTTGCACTGGAGTTTTTCTCTGGGATCTTTAGCAGCCAACCTGAGAGCACCATGGCACTCATGAACTAA
- the LOC115018016 gene encoding protein phosphatase 1L-like isoform X2 translates to MIEDTMTLLSLLGRIMRYFLLRPETLFLLCISLALWSYFFHTDEVKTIVKSSRDAVKMVKGKVAEMMQNERFGGLDVLDAEFSKTWEFKSSNVAVYSIQGRRDHMEDRFEVLTDIVNKSHPSIFGIFDGHGGEKLLIGLALSSAQGHL, encoded by the exons ATGATAGAGGATACAATGACCCTGCTGTCTCTGTTAGGTCGGATCATGCGTTATTTTCTGCTCAGACCGGAGACCTTGTTCCTGCTGTGTATCAGCCTGGCTCTGTGGAGTTACTTCTTCCACACGGACGAAGTGAAGACCATCGTGAAGTCCAGCCGGGATGCAGTCAAGATGGTCAAGGGGAAAGTGGCGGAGATGATGCAGAACGAGCGGTTCGGCGGGCTGGACGTCCTGGACGCGGAGTTCTCCAAGACTTGGGAGTTCAAGAGCAGCAACGTGGCTGTGTACTCCATCCAAGGCCGGCGAGACCACATGGAGGACAGGTTCGAGGTGCTCACCGACATCGTCAACAAGAGTCACCCTTCTATATTTGGGATTTTTGATGGCCATGGAGGAGAG AAACTTTTAATAGGGCTGGCCCTGTCCTCGGCACAAGGACATCTGTGA
- the LOC115018016 gene encoding protein phosphatase 1L-like isoform X1: MIEDTMTLLSLLGRIMRYFLLRPETLFLLCISLALWSYFFHTDEVKTIVKSSRDAVKMVKGKVAEMMQNERFGGLDVLDAEFSKTWEFKSSNVAVYSIQGRRDHMEDRFEVLTDIVNKSHPSIFGIFDGHGGEVSSVKLLKHKKAFRPM, from the exons ATGATAGAGGATACAATGACCCTGCTGTCTCTGTTAGGTCGGATCATGCGTTATTTTCTGCTCAGACCGGAGACCTTGTTCCTGCTGTGTATCAGCCTGGCTCTGTGGAGTTACTTCTTCCACACGGACGAAGTGAAGACCATCGTGAAGTCCAGCCGGGATGCAGTCAAGATGGTCAAGGGGAAAGTGGCGGAGATGATGCAGAACGAGCGGTTCGGCGGGCTGGACGTCCTGGACGCGGAGTTCTCCAAGACTTGGGAGTTCAAGAGCAGCAACGTGGCTGTGTACTCCATCCAAGGCCGGCGAGACCACATGGAGGACAGGTTCGAGGTGCTCACCGACATCGTCAACAAGAGTCACCCTTCTATATTTGGGATTTTTGATGGCCATGGAGGAGAG GTTTCCTCAGTGAAGCTGCTCAAACATAAAAAGGCTTTCAGACCGATGTGA
- the nmd3 gene encoding 60S ribosomal export protein NMD3 has translation MEYIQAPATSSQGNILCCTCGVPIPPNPANMCVACLRTQVDISEGIPKQVTVNFCKQCERYLQPPTTWMQCALESRELLALCLKKIKSSMTKVRLIDAGFLWTEPHSKRIKMKVTIQKEVMNGAILQQVFVVEFVIQYQMCDDCHRVEAKDFWKAVVQVRQKTIHRKTFYYLEQLILKHKLHQNTLNIKEINDGIDFYFGSKQHAQKMVDFLQCTVPCRSKTSQRLISHDIHSNTYNYKSTYSMEIVPICKDNVVCLSPRLAQSLGNMGQVCVCVRVTSTIHLIDPNTLQIAEVDGSTYWRYPFYSLCSPRQLEEFIVMDTDIIRNQKLGAGAGVRSNKHVLAEVWVQKTSEMDTSQQYHCRTFLGHLLNIGDMVLGYDFANSNVNDEYLNKMNPQRVPDVVLIKKSYDRSRRVKRRNWKLQEMQRDREDQDTDDERQYQDFLEDLEEDEALRKNVNIYRDASKNPVESDTDDEGAPRVSLAEMLEELTLTDATGEEGAEMMTE, from the exons ATGGAGTACATACAAGCTCCTGCCACAAGCAGCCAGGGAAATAT CCTGTGCTGTACCTGTGGTGTCCCTATTCCTCCCAACCCAGCCAACATGTGTGTAGCCTGCCTTCGTACTCAGGTAGACATCTCAGAGGGGATCCCCAAGCAAGTCACTGTGAACTTCTGCAAGCAGTGTGAAAG GTATTTGCAGCCTCCAACCACCTGGATGCAGTGTGCCCTGGAGTCCAGGGAGCTGCTGGCTCTTTGCCTGAAAAAAATTAAGAGCTCTATGACCAAA GTGCGTCTTATTGATGCTGGCTTCCTGTGGACAGAGCCACACTCCAAAAGGATTAAGATGAAAGTGACCATCCAGAAAGAG GTGATGAATGGGGCTATCCTACAGCAGGTGTTTGTGGTTGAGTTTGTCATCCAGTACCAGATGTGTGACGACTGCCATCGTGTGGAAGCCAAGGACTTCTGGAAGGCCGTAGTTCAAGTCAGGCAGAAG ACCATTCACAGGAAGACATTCTACTATCTAGAGCAGCTGATCCTCAAGCACAAACTCCACCAGAATACCCTCAACATCAAAGAAATCAATG ATGGGATTGATTTCTACTTTGGCTCCAAGCAGCATGCTCAGAAGATGGTCGACTTCCTCCAATGCACCGTGCCCTGCAG gtCAAAGACATCCCAACGTCTCATCTCTCATGATATCCACTCAAACACGTACAACTATAAGAGCACCTACTCCATGGAGATCGTACCTATCTGcaag GACAACGTAGTATGCCTTTCACCACGGCTAGCGCAGAGCCTGGGGAACAtgggtcaagtgtgtgtgtgtgtccgggtCACCAGCACCATCCACCTCATCGACCCCAACACCCTGCAGA TTGCTGAGGTGGACGGGAGCACATACTGGCGTTACCCCTTCTACAGTCTCTGTAGCCCACGGCAACTGGAGGAGTTCATCGTCATGGACACTGACATCATCAGAAACCAGAAGCTGGGTGCTGGAGCCGGCGTGAGGTCCAATAAG cacgTCCTGGCTGAGGTGTGGGTCCAGAAAACATCAGAGATGGACACCAGTCAGCAGTATCACTGCCGTACATTCCTGGGCCACCTGCTTAACATCGGAGACATGGTGCTGGG ATATGACTTCGCCAATTCCAACGTCAATGATGAATACCTGAATAAGATGAACCCTCAACGCGTTCCTGATGTG GTTCTGATCAAGAAGAGCTACGACCGCAGCAGGAGGGTGAAGCGCAGGAACTGGAAACTGCAGGAGATGCAGAGGGACCGTGAAGACCAGGACACAGACGATGAGAG ACAATACCAGGACTTCCTGGAGGACCTGGAGGAGGACGAGGCTCTGAGGAAGAACGTTAACATCTACAGAG ATGCATCAAAGAACCCAGTGGAGAGCGACACTGATGATGAAGGAGCACCACGTGTCTCCCTGGCGGAAATGCTGGAGGAGCTCACCCTGACGGATGCAACAGGAGAAGAGGGTGCCGAGATGATGACGGAGTAG